From Pontibacter actiniarum, a single genomic window includes:
- a CDS encoding sensor histidine kinase produces MIFKRLEFGLFVRFILLLGMMFVTVYYLAQFTWLQVSSGVLVMLAQLWELASYVTRSNNELARFLEAVKQRDFSQRFNEHTTNSSLRQLHYAFNLINNTYKQLHIEQEAQFQYMQTILRMIDTGIMAVDEETGEVEWVNDAFRKILHLPYLKSIDSLEPRYPLLHEALQTIKPGHSRLLKLKLQEGTSQLLLSATAFTMQRRQLLLIALKNVSATVDATETEAWQKLLRVMTHEIMNSVAPIASLADTLGRHLHLEREKYAQEPAAAPDPELLQDTEEGITIIKKRSEGLLRFAHFYRNLSKSQELLLTTVYVQELFKSITGLMRPQLEELGVELRCHVTPPGLTLYGDVNLLEQVLINLILNAKRAVLGRPEPKVILTAGQENGKTVIEVQDNGAGIPEDLLESIFIPFFTSHKDGSGIGLSLAKHIMLLHKGSIQVESKEGVGTVFRLSL; encoded by the coding sequence ATGATATTTAAGCGCCTCGAGTTCGGGCTATTCGTCCGGTTTATACTTTTGCTGGGCATGATGTTCGTGACGGTGTACTACCTGGCGCAGTTTACCTGGCTGCAGGTTAGCTCCGGCGTACTGGTTATGCTGGCGCAGCTGTGGGAGCTGGCATCCTACGTTACCCGCAGCAACAACGAGCTGGCCCGCTTCCTGGAGGCGGTGAAGCAGCGTGATTTCTCGCAGCGCTTTAACGAGCACACCACCAACAGCTCTTTGCGGCAGCTGCACTATGCCTTTAACCTCATCAACAATACCTACAAGCAGCTGCACATAGAGCAGGAGGCGCAGTTCCAGTACATGCAAACCATCCTGCGGATGATCGACACCGGCATTATGGCCGTGGACGAGGAGACGGGGGAAGTGGAGTGGGTAAACGATGCGTTCCGGAAGATCCTGCACCTGCCCTACCTCAAAAGCATCGACAGCCTGGAGCCGCGCTACCCCCTGCTGCACGAGGCGCTACAGACGATAAAGCCGGGCCACAGCCGGCTCCTCAAACTAAAGCTGCAGGAGGGCACGTCTCAGCTACTTTTATCGGCAACGGCTTTTACCATGCAGCGCCGCCAGCTGCTGCTGATTGCCCTTAAAAACGTAAGCGCCACCGTGGACGCCACCGAAACAGAGGCCTGGCAAAAGCTGCTGCGCGTGATGACGCACGAGATCATGAACTCGGTGGCTCCCATTGCCTCGCTGGCCGACACGCTGGGCCGCCACCTGCACCTGGAGCGGGAAAAGTACGCGCAGGAACCAGCCGCCGCCCCGGACCCGGAACTGCTGCAGGATACCGAAGAAGGCATCACCATTATCAAAAAGCGAAGCGAAGGGCTGCTGCGCTTCGCCCACTTCTACCGCAACCTGAGCAAATCGCAGGAGCTGCTGCTGACGACGGTGTACGTGCAGGAGCTCTTTAAAAGTATAACCGGCCTGATGCGGCCGCAACTGGAGGAGCTTGGCGTGGAACTGCGCTGCCACGTAACGCCACCCGGCCTGACGCTTTACGGCGACGTGAACCTGCTGGAGCAGGTACTCATCAACCTGATCCTGAACGCCAAGCGGGCCGTACTGGGGCGCCCGGAGCCAAAGGTTATACTTACCGCAGGCCAGGAAAACGGCAAGACCGTTATCGAAGTACAGGATAACGGGGCCGGCATTCCGGAGGATCTGCTGGAGAGCATCTTCATCCCCTTCTTCACCTCCCACAAAGACGGCTCCGGCATTGGCCTGAGCCTGGCCAAGCACATTATGCTGCTGCACAAGGGCAGCATACAGGTAGAAAGCAAAGAAGGCGTAGGCACGGTGTTTAGGCTCTCGCTTTAG
- a CDS encoding sigma-54-dependent transcriptional regulator: protein MATVRNARVLVVDDETDVLFALKMLLKTEVKEVVTEKNPENLLGLLERQKFDAILLDMNFKSALNTGNEGLFWLRQILERDKGASVILITAYGDVELAVKSLKEGAADFIVKPWHNDKLLETLHHTLDRRQQKPRTAAAPPKNTSTSILGESDAIKEVLYKIEKIAPTEANVLILGENGTGKELVARALHEKSFRAANPFVSVDMGALTDSLFESELFGSKKGAFTDAREDRAGRFETANGGTLFLDEIGNISPAMQAKLLTVLQNRQVTPLGSNTPVPVDIRLISATNEPIYELAARNQFRKDLIYRINTVEIMLPPLRQRHGDVELLARHFAAVYAQKNHKPVPEFAAATLQKLKQHSWPGNVRELQHAVERAIILAESHTLQPQDFSFSPVEMAPAAPAAAYTPETPVPLSEIERETIVRALEKNKGNISRTAKELGLTRTALYRRLNKHDI from the coding sequence ATGGCCACTGTAAGGAATGCCCGTGTGTTGGTGGTAGACGATGAGACGGACGTGCTGTTCGCCCTGAAAATGCTACTGAAGACAGAGGTAAAAGAAGTAGTTACCGAAAAGAACCCCGAGAACCTGCTGGGCCTGCTGGAGCGGCAGAAGTTCGATGCCATTTTACTGGACATGAACTTTAAAAGCGCGCTGAACACGGGCAACGAGGGGCTTTTCTGGCTGCGCCAGATCCTGGAGAGAGACAAAGGCGCCTCAGTTATACTGATTACCGCCTACGGCGATGTGGAGCTGGCCGTCAAATCGCTGAAAGAGGGAGCCGCCGACTTTATCGTGAAGCCCTGGCACAACGATAAGCTGCTGGAAACGCTGCACCATACCCTCGATAGGAGGCAACAGAAGCCACGTACCGCTGCCGCCCCGCCTAAAAACACCAGCACCAGCATACTTGGCGAGTCCGACGCCATCAAAGAGGTGCTCTACAAAATTGAGAAGATTGCACCCACCGAGGCCAACGTGCTTATACTTGGCGAAAACGGCACCGGCAAAGAGCTGGTGGCCCGCGCGCTGCACGAGAAATCATTCCGGGCAGCCAACCCTTTTGTAAGCGTAGACATGGGGGCACTCACCGACTCACTATTTGAAAGCGAGCTGTTCGGATCTAAGAAAGGCGCTTTTACCGATGCCCGCGAAGACAGAGCCGGCAGGTTTGAGACAGCAAATGGCGGCACCTTGTTCCTGGATGAGATCGGTAATATTTCGCCGGCCATGCAGGCCAAGCTGCTCACGGTGCTGCAAAACCGCCAGGTAACGCCGCTGGGCTCCAACACGCCTGTGCCGGTAGATATTCGTTTGATTTCGGCCACCAACGAGCCTATTTATGAGCTGGCGGCCCGCAACCAGTTCCGCAAAGACCTTATCTACCGCATCAACACCGTAGAGATTATGCTTCCGCCGCTGCGCCAGCGCCACGGCGATGTGGAGCTGCTGGCCCGCCACTTTGCGGCAGTGTACGCCCAGAAGAACCACAAACCTGTACCTGAGTTTGCTGCGGCCACCTTGCAGAAACTGAAGCAGCACAGCTGGCCGGGCAACGTACGCGAGCTGCAGCATGCTGTGGAACGGGCCATCATACTTGCCGAGAGCCATACTTTGCAGCCCCAGGACTTCAGCTTTTCGCCAGTGGAAATGGCGCCTGCTGCCCCTGCCGCCGCTTACACCCCGGAAACACCCGTGCCGCTCAGCGAAATTGAGCGCGAAACGATTGTGCGGGCACTGGAGAAGAACAAAGGCAACATCTCCCGCACCGCCAAAGAGCTGGGCCTTACCCGCACCGCCCTCTACCGCCGACTGAACAAGCATGATATTTAA
- the cfa gene encoding cyclopropane fatty acyl phospholipid synthase, with product MGTPGLQQSVAKVLAAADVKINGPDPWDLQVHDTRFYKRVLTQGTLGLGESYMDGWWDCERIDAFIFRALRANLYQQAAFGWKAVLQTLLARLLNMQAKGKAVRNAQRHYDIGNNLYQLMLDKRMTYSCGYWKGADTLDQAQENKLDLICRKIRLQPGQRVLDIGCGWGSFAKFAAEKYGAEVVGVTVSKEQVELGRQLCKGLPVELRLQDYRDVNEQFDHVVSVGMAEHVGYKNHRTYLETAARCLKDNGLFLLHTIGVNYSRTSADPFTNTYIFPNCLIPSVKQLGAAMEHVFVAEDWHNFGPDYDPTLLAWFQNFDTSWGQLQGSYGERFYRMWKYYLLSSAGSFRARHNQLWQIVLSRQGIPGGYEPVR from the coding sequence ATGGGCACACCAGGCTTACAGCAGTCCGTGGCGAAGGTTTTAGCGGCGGCCGATGTCAAAATAAACGGCCCTGACCCGTGGGACCTGCAGGTGCACGACACCAGGTTCTATAAGCGGGTATTAACACAGGGAACACTGGGGCTCGGCGAGTCTTACATGGACGGCTGGTGGGACTGCGAGCGCATTGATGCCTTCATTTTCCGGGCACTGCGCGCCAACCTCTACCAGCAAGCGGCCTTCGGCTGGAAAGCAGTGCTGCAAACGCTGCTGGCCAGGCTCCTGAACATGCAGGCAAAAGGCAAGGCCGTCCGTAACGCACAGCGGCACTACGACATCGGCAACAACCTGTACCAGCTAATGCTCGACAAGCGCATGACCTACAGCTGCGGCTACTGGAAAGGTGCCGATACCCTGGACCAGGCGCAGGAAAACAAACTGGATCTGATCTGCCGCAAAATACGGCTGCAACCGGGCCAGCGGGTGCTTGACATCGGCTGTGGCTGGGGCAGCTTCGCAAAGTTTGCCGCCGAGAAGTACGGTGCCGAGGTAGTAGGCGTCACGGTATCGAAAGAGCAAGTAGAGCTGGGCCGCCAGCTGTGCAAAGGCTTGCCTGTGGAGCTGCGCCTGCAGGATTACCGCGATGTGAACGAGCAGTTCGACCATGTGGTATCGGTCGGAATGGCCGAGCATGTGGGCTACAAGAACCACCGCACCTACCTCGAAACCGCCGCGCGCTGCCTGAAGGACAACGGCCTGTTCCTGCTGCACACGATTGGCGTTAACTACTCCAGAACCTCCGCCGACCCGTTCACCAACACCTACATCTTTCCAAACTGCCTTATCCCTTCCGTAAAACAGCTCGGGGCGGCCATGGAGCATGTTTTTGTGGCGGAGGACTGGCACAACTTCGGCCCCGACTATGACCCGACGCTCCTGGCCTGGTTCCAAAACTTCGACACCAGCTGGGGCCAGCTCCAGGGCAGTTACGGGGAGCGGTTTTACCGCATGTGGAAGTATTACCTGCTCTCCAGCGCCGGCTCCTTCCGGGCCCGCCACAACCAGCTCTGGCAGATCGTGCTCTCCAGGCAGGGCATCCCCGGGGGCTATGAGCCTGTCAGGTAG
- a CDS encoding catalase → MKDNQNKSTAASGNGADDKRTLTTRQGHPVTDNQNIRTVGNRGPATMENYHFIEKISHFDRERVPERVVHARGAGAHGVFEAYGKVGDDPISKYTRAKLFQEKGKQTPVFVRFSTVGHPSGSPETLRDPRGFAVKFYTEDGNWDLVGNNLKIFFIRDAMKFPDLIHSQKPDPITNIQSAGRIFDFFSGTPEATHMVTFLYSPWGIPATYRQMQGSGVNTYKWVNADGEAVLVKYHWEPMKQGIRNLTQKEAQEIQAKNFNHATQDLYEAIERGDYPEWELNVQIMSDDEHPELDFDPLDDTKLWPREQFPWYPVGKMTLNRNPEDYFNEVELSAFGTGVLVDGLDFSDDKMLQGRTFSYSDTQRYRVGANYLQLPINAPKKQVYTNQRGGAMAFKTDFAPGQNKHVNYEPSVLGGLSEAPKPGKDYMPRYEANLTRQHIDRTNHFGQAGDTYRNFEDWERDELINNLSNDLASCDKRIQDKMVEYFTQADEDYGRRVAEGIKMMTEKMMKMKKNMSEGTDGPEGNVTGEEAVEDAQTKSHPGKQY, encoded by the coding sequence ATGAAGGATAACCAGAACAAGAGCACTGCAGCCTCAGGAAACGGTGCAGACGACAAAAGAACACTTACTACCCGCCAAGGTCACCCTGTAACCGATAACCAGAACATTCGAACCGTTGGTAACCGTGGCCCTGCGACCATGGAGAACTACCACTTCATCGAAAAGATCTCGCACTTTGACCGGGAGCGTGTTCCGGAGCGTGTCGTGCATGCCAGAGGTGCCGGTGCACATGGGGTGTTCGAAGCCTACGGAAAAGTGGGCGACGACCCGATCTCCAAGTACACCCGCGCCAAACTGTTTCAGGAAAAAGGAAAGCAAACGCCGGTTTTCGTCCGCTTCTCCACTGTGGGCCACCCATCCGGCTCTCCCGAAACACTACGCGACCCGCGCGGTTTTGCCGTGAAGTTCTACACCGAAGACGGTAACTGGGATTTGGTTGGCAACAACCTTAAGATCTTCTTCATTCGCGATGCCATGAAGTTTCCGGACCTGATTCACTCGCAGAAGCCGGACCCGATCACCAACATTCAGAGCGCAGGGCGCATTTTCGATTTCTTCTCCGGCACACCGGAGGCGACCCACATGGTTACCTTCCTGTACTCGCCGTGGGGTATTCCGGCTACATACCGCCAGATGCAGGGCTCCGGCGTGAACACCTATAAGTGGGTGAACGCAGACGGTGAGGCCGTGCTCGTGAAATACCACTGGGAGCCGATGAAGCAGGGCATCCGCAATCTTACCCAGAAAGAGGCCCAGGAAATCCAGGCCAAGAACTTTAACCACGCCACACAAGACCTGTACGAGGCCATCGAGCGCGGCGACTACCCGGAGTGGGAGCTGAACGTTCAGATCATGAGTGATGATGAACACCCGGAGCTGGACTTTGATCCCCTGGACGATACCAAGCTGTGGCCTCGAGAGCAGTTCCCGTGGTACCCGGTCGGCAAAATGACGCTGAACAGAAACCCGGAAGACTACTTCAACGAAGTGGAGCTTTCGGCCTTCGGCACCGGTGTACTGGTAGACGGCCTGGACTTCTCAGACGATAAAATGCTGCAGGGCCGCACCTTCTCTTACTCCGACACCCAGCGCTACCGTGTGGGAGCCAACTACCTGCAGTTGCCAATCAACGCACCTAAAAAGCAGGTGTATACTAACCAGCGCGGTGGTGCTATGGCCTTTAAAACAGACTTTGCCCCAGGCCAGAACAAGCACGTCAACTATGAGCCGTCCGTTTTAGGAGGTTTATCAGAAGCGCCTAAGCCCGGCAAAGATTACATGCCACGCTACGAGGCGAACCTGACACGCCAGCACATAGACCGCACCAACCATTTCGGCCAGGCAGGCGACACGTACCGCAACTTTGAAGACTGGGAACGCGATGAGCTGATCAACAACCTCTCCAACGACCTGGCCTCCTGCGATAAGCGCATCCAGGATAAGATGGTAGAGTATTTTACCCAGGCTGACGAGGACTACGGCCGCAGAGTGGCGGAAGGCATTAAGATGATGACGGAGAAAATGATGAAGATGAAGAAAAACATGTCGGAGGGCACCGACGGGCCTGAAGGCAACGTTACCGGCGAAGAGGCTGTGGAAGATGCACAGACCAAATCGCACCCTGGAAAGCAGTACTAA
- a CDS encoding ABC transporter permease, with protein sequence MLKNYFKMAYRNLMRHKVFSLINVLGLALGMTCSILILLWVQDEVSYNRFHRNIDDLYRVMVVQHYPGGDDFIGDANPGPLAEAIEEELPEVKRAVRMTSWEWKQLFAYEGKALKVNGRYTDEEFFEMLSFPLLHGDARHVLAEPNSVVISEKVARQFFSSPEEAMGKVFKIDNSKSYKVTGIMEDVPQNSSMQFDYVMPVSDWINSPGSEWLMKWGNYALRTFVQLQPGTDVEEFNKKIRTVIINHEKESTTEVFVQAVSDMYLYSDFRPGKVGGGRVEMVRLFTVVAIFILVIACINFMNLATARSAKRAKEVGVRKAIGANKAALVRQFMVESVLISVLALFVSVNLLGILLPHFNDLTGKLIVLDFADPWLLLMLFGVAVLTGVLSGSYPAFFLSSFDPAVVLKGTVKLSKRVSVFRKGLVVFQFVLSALLIISTLVVYLQLHFIRTKNIGMNRENVVLLPIEGELSKRYDVMKEDLLRLPGVTEVTAANQNPLMVGNSSGGIEWEGKDPNTDILFSVLKTDYDFLETMQVQLKAGRAFSETFGAEETKAIINEEAARVMQLQEPVGQWLNGWGDRYTIVGVVKDFHTSSVHAPKQPLVMMLNREEVTTILVRIASGQTAEVLPAMESVLKKHNPAYPFEYHFLDEDFEKMYKAEAVMGQLTKYFAGIAIFISCLGLFGLALFTAEQRTKEIGVRKVLGASVASIVYLLSKDFLKLVLIANLVALPLGWYFMSGWLNDFADRTDLSWWIFAVAFTATIIIAILTLSFHAIKTAIANPVNSLRSE encoded by the coding sequence ATGCTAAAGAACTACTTCAAAATGGCCTACCGCAACCTGATGCGGCACAAAGTCTTCTCGCTGATAAATGTGCTGGGCCTGGCACTCGGCATGACCTGTAGTATACTTATTTTGCTGTGGGTGCAGGATGAGGTGAGCTACAACCGCTTTCACAGGAACATCGATGACCTGTATCGGGTGATGGTTGTGCAGCATTATCCCGGAGGAGATGATTTTATAGGAGACGCAAACCCGGGGCCCTTAGCCGAAGCAATTGAAGAGGAGCTCCCGGAGGTAAAGCGGGCAGTTAGAATGACGAGCTGGGAGTGGAAGCAACTATTTGCTTATGAGGGGAAAGCTTTAAAAGTTAACGGCCGCTACACTGATGAGGAGTTCTTTGAGATGCTTTCTTTTCCGCTTTTACACGGAGATGCCCGGCACGTGCTAGCCGAACCAAACTCTGTGGTAATTTCGGAGAAGGTGGCGCGGCAGTTCTTTAGCTCCCCGGAAGAGGCGATGGGGAAGGTCTTTAAAATCGATAACAGCAAGAGCTATAAGGTAACCGGGATAATGGAGGACGTGCCCCAAAACTCTTCCATGCAGTTTGACTATGTGATGCCGGTAAGCGACTGGATTAACAGCCCCGGAAGCGAGTGGCTGATGAAGTGGGGCAACTATGCGCTGCGCACCTTTGTGCAGCTGCAGCCGGGCACCGACGTAGAAGAGTTCAACAAGAAGATCCGCACCGTTATCATCAACCACGAGAAGGAGTCAACGACAGAGGTGTTTGTGCAGGCCGTAAGCGACATGTATCTCTACAGCGATTTTCGGCCCGGTAAAGTTGGCGGCGGCAGGGTAGAAATGGTGCGGCTGTTTACGGTAGTGGCCATATTTATACTTGTTATTGCCTGCATCAACTTCATGAACCTGGCAACGGCCCGCTCGGCCAAGCGCGCCAAAGAAGTAGGCGTGCGTAAAGCTATCGGGGCGAACAAGGCGGCATTGGTTCGCCAGTTTATGGTGGAGTCGGTACTTATATCGGTACTGGCGCTGTTCGTGTCCGTGAACCTGCTAGGTATCCTGCTGCCCCACTTCAACGACCTGACCGGTAAGCTTATCGTGCTTGATTTTGCCGACCCATGGCTCCTGCTGATGCTCTTCGGCGTAGCAGTGCTAACGGGCGTGCTGTCTGGTAGCTACCCTGCCTTCTTCCTGTCCTCCTTCGACCCGGCGGTGGTGCTGAAAGGCACTGTGAAGCTAAGCAAGCGTGTCTCCGTGTTCAGAAAGGGCTTGGTGGTGTTCCAGTTTGTGCTTTCGGCGCTGCTGATCATCAGCACGTTGGTCGTGTACCTGCAACTGCACTTTATCCGCACTAAAAACATTGGTATGAACCGGGAAAACGTGGTGCTGCTGCCTATAGAAGGGGAGCTGAGTAAGCGCTACGATGTGATGAAAGAAGATCTGCTGAGGTTGCCCGGGGTAACAGAGGTTACCGCAGCAAATCAGAACCCTTTGATGGTCGGCAACTCCTCGGGTGGCATTGAGTGGGAGGGGAAAGACCCTAACACCGACATTTTGTTCAGCGTCCTAAAAACCGACTACGACTTTCTGGAAACAATGCAGGTGCAGCTAAAAGCTGGAAGAGCGTTTTCGGAGACGTTCGGCGCGGAGGAGACAAAGGCGATTATAAACGAAGAGGCTGCCAGGGTGATGCAGTTGCAGGAGCCTGTAGGGCAGTGGCTTAATGGTTGGGGCGATCGCTACACGATTGTAGGAGTCGTTAAAGACTTTCACACCAGCTCTGTGCACGCGCCTAAGCAGCCGCTTGTCATGATGCTGAACCGAGAGGAAGTAACCACAATTTTAGTACGCATTGCTTCCGGGCAAACGGCCGAGGTGCTGCCTGCCATGGAGAGCGTACTGAAAAAGCATAATCCGGCCTATCCCTTTGAGTACCACTTCCTGGATGAAGATTTTGAGAAGATGTACAAAGCAGAGGCTGTAATGGGCCAGCTAACGAAGTATTTTGCGGGCATTGCCATCTTTATCTCCTGCCTTGGCCTTTTTGGGCTAGCCTTATTCACGGCAGAGCAGCGCACCAAAGAGATAGGCGTGCGCAAAGTACTGGGAGCCTCGGTAGCAAGCATCGTTTACTTGCTCTCCAAAGACTTCCTGAAACTGGTGCTCATCGCCAACCTGGTCGCGCTGCCGCTGGGCTGGTACTTTATGAGCGGCTGGTTAAACGACTTTGCTGACCGCACTGATTTAAGCTGGTGGATCTTTGCGGTGGCCTTTACTGCTACCATCATCATTGCCATTCTTACCCTCAGCTTCCACGCCATTAAAACCGCTATCGCTAACCCGGTTAATTCACTCCGATCCGAATAA